From a region of the Eublepharis macularius isolate TG4126 chromosome 7, MPM_Emac_v1.0, whole genome shotgun sequence genome:
- the FSBP gene encoding fibrinogen silencer-binding protein, translating into MVGKARSSNFTLSEKLDLLKLVKPYVNILEQHTNKHSVIVEKNKCWDIIADSYNAIGVDRPPRTAQGLRTLYKRLKEYAKQELLQQKESHSDYKSYISEPTKKVVEMIPQISIVCLRERNNLPCAALDKETVATTSSPQSVLEHHPAAITLELDQEEEDVKPPPSLIVELQPQESLEQRDQQHMVHIMERSPSTSLSSVDIRMLSPSPIPRRDEFFRLESGERFRSVSGVYGPQMLQMLKEEHHIILENQRKIGLYIQEKRDGLKRRQELEEELLRAKIKVEKLTAIRLRRDLPEFNSL; encoded by the exons ATGGTTGGGAAGGCCAGGTCCTCGAATTTCACCTTGTCGGAAAAGCTTGATTTGCTGAAACTTGTCAAGCCATATGTAAATATTCTTGAACAGCACACCAACAAACACTCAGTCATAGTGGAAAAAAACAAGTGCTGGGATATCATTGCTGATAGCTACAATGCCATTGGAGTAGACCGTCCTCCTCGCACGGCGCAGGGCCTGCGCACGCTGTACAAGAGGCTCAAGGAATATGCCAAGCAAGAGCTACTGCAGCAGAAGGAAAGCCATTCGGACTACAAGAGCTACATCTCTGAACCGACTAAGAAAGTTGTGGAAATGATCCCCCAGATTTCCATCGTGTGCTTGAGAGAGAGGAACAATCTGCCATG TGCTGCCCTGGATAAAGAAACGGTTGCAACTACCAGTTCACCACAGTCAGTGTTAGAGCACCATCCTGCTGCTATCACGCTGGAGCTGGATCAAGAGGAAGAAGATGTCAAGCCACCTCCATCATTGATTGTGGAGCTGCAGCCACAGGAGAGCTTGGAACAAAGAGACCAACAGCACATGGTCCATATCATGGAGAGATCTCCTTCAACCTCCCTATCTTCTGTTGATATAAGAATGCTATCTCCATCTCCCATCCCCAGAAGAGATGAATTTTTCAGGCTTGAAAGTGGAGAACGATTTCGGTCTGTAAGTGGGGTGTATGGTCCACAGATGTTGCAAATGCTAAAAGAAGAGCATCACATAATTTTGGAAAATCAGAGGAAAATTGGGCTCTATATTCAAGAAAAGAGGGATGGTTTGAAAAGAAGGCAGGAGCTGGAAGAAGAGTTATTGAGAGCAAAAATTAAAGTAGAAAAGTTAACGGCGATACGACTACGACGTGATCTTCCTGAATTCAACAGTCTCTGA